The Kitasatospora sp. NBC_00374 genome has a segment encoding these proteins:
- a CDS encoding long-chain-fatty-acid--CoA ligase has translation MEQARQATIGARTARHAAERPDHPAVVCDGRELTYAQLHRESNRTAHALRAAGLGRGARVAYLGRESEHYYDLAVGCAKAGVVLVPINWRLTSREVEHILTDSGAELLFVEREFLGPVEKLREPSARTLVELDTDADRAGGFLAWKAGAPEADLPPTAVTDDPVLQMYTSGTSGLPKGVVLAHRSFFTFIESMRRHGTDWIDWRAEDRTLICFPGLHSAGMAWFMHTLNVGGTSVIMRMFNAEEAVRLIERHAITTTWAAPAMLDMMLAERGVTPATFRSLRKVVYGGAPISPALLARSIDGFGCELAQMYAAAETGSVVTCLAPGDHVPGNPRLTSAGRSCPGNRVRIVDDEGRELPAGRIGQVCVDTPAHFVEYWRQPEATAKALVDGWLRLGDLGYLDEDGYLFLCDRISDTIIVAGQNIYPVEVENAVREHPAVADVAVIGVPDPRWGETVRACVVPAPGERIGGRELMLFLRGRLADFKIPSSYDFLDELPRNPTGKVLRRVLRDQLAAPSPS, from the coding sequence ATGGAGCAAGCACGACAGGCCACCATCGGCGCGCGGACGGCCCGGCACGCCGCCGAGCGGCCCGACCACCCCGCGGTCGTCTGCGACGGCCGCGAACTCACCTACGCGCAGCTGCACCGGGAGAGCAACCGGACCGCCCACGCGCTGCGCGCGGCCGGGCTCGGCCGCGGCGCCCGGGTCGCCTACCTGGGCCGGGAGTCGGAGCACTACTACGACCTCGCGGTCGGCTGCGCGAAGGCGGGCGTGGTGCTGGTGCCGATCAACTGGCGGCTGACCAGCCGCGAGGTGGAGCACATCCTGACCGACTCCGGCGCCGAACTGCTCTTCGTCGAGCGGGAGTTCCTCGGACCGGTGGAGAAGCTCCGGGAGCCCTCGGCGCGCACGCTGGTGGAGCTGGACACCGACGCGGACCGGGCCGGCGGCTTCCTCGCCTGGAAGGCCGGCGCCCCCGAGGCCGACCTTCCCCCGACGGCGGTCACCGACGACCCGGTGCTGCAGATGTACACCAGCGGCACCAGCGGTCTGCCCAAGGGCGTGGTGCTGGCCCACCGCAGCTTCTTCACCTTCATCGAGTCCATGCGGCGGCACGGCACCGACTGGATCGACTGGCGCGCCGAGGACCGCACCCTGATCTGCTTCCCCGGCCTGCACTCGGCCGGGATGGCCTGGTTCATGCACACCCTGAACGTGGGCGGCACCAGTGTGATCATGCGGATGTTCAACGCCGAGGAGGCCGTCCGGCTGATCGAGCGGCACGCGATCACCACCACCTGGGCCGCGCCCGCCATGCTCGACATGATGCTGGCCGAGCGCGGCGTCACCCCCGCCACCTTCCGCTCGCTGCGCAAGGTGGTCTACGGCGGGGCGCCGATCTCGCCCGCCCTGCTGGCCCGCTCGATCGACGGCTTCGGCTGCGAGCTGGCCCAGATGTACGCCGCCGCCGAGACCGGCAGCGTGGTCACCTGCCTCGCCCCCGGGGACCACGTGCCGGGCAACCCCCGGCTCACCTCGGCGGGCCGGTCCTGCCCCGGCAACCGGGTGCGGATCGTCGACGACGAGGGCCGGGAGCTGCCGGCCGGCCGGATCGGCCAGGTCTGCGTCGACACCCCCGCGCACTTCGTCGAGTACTGGCGGCAGCCCGAGGCCACCGCAAAGGCCCTGGTGGACGGCTGGCTGCGGCTCGGCGACCTCGGCTACCTGGACGAGGACGGCTACCTGTTCCTGTGCGACCGGATCAGCGACACCATCATCGTCGCCGGGCAGAACATCTACCCCGTCGAGGTGGAGAACGCGGTGCGCGAGCACCCGGCCGTCGCGGACGTCGCCGTGATCGGGGTGCCCGACCCGCGCTGGGGCGAGACCGTCCGGGCCTGCGTGGTCCCGGCCCCGGGCGAGCGGATCGGCGGGCGCGAGCTGATGCTCTTCCTGCGCGGCCGGCTCGCCGACTTCAAGATCCCGAGCAGCTACGACTTCCTGGACGAGCTGCCGCGAAACCCCACCGGCAAGGTGCTCCGCCGGGTCCTGCGGGACCAGCTGGCCGCACCGAGCCCGTCCTGA
- a CDS encoding thioesterase II family protein, with product MADRTAPVTGRWFQAESDPDAPIRLFLFHYAGSGASIYREWLPLLPADVSAQSVQLPGRQDRLREQPFTEIGPLIDELADEIEAELDDRPFGFFGHCMGSLLGYRLATEIHRRGGPSPVLLGASAWAPVGFRTPPVEQLDVPEDEIVEWARGLGSLPEEILKDRQTLDMMMPTMRADLLVCASYQDDGAPVPCPIVSYSATTDPLVEPSAMVSWASRTPEYLGNRVFPGGHFFLHQETLSITADYVRLLRRRAGASG from the coding sequence ATGGCCGACCGCACCGCCCCGGTCACCGGGCGCTGGTTCCAGGCGGAGTCCGACCCGGACGCGCCGATCCGGCTGTTCCTGTTCCACTACGCCGGCAGCGGCGCCTCGATCTACCGGGAGTGGCTGCCCCTGCTGCCGGCCGACGTCTCCGCGCAGTCCGTCCAGCTGCCCGGGCGTCAGGACCGGCTCCGGGAGCAGCCGTTCACCGAGATCGGGCCGCTGATCGATGAGCTGGCGGACGAGATCGAGGCCGAGCTCGACGACCGGCCGTTCGGCTTCTTCGGCCACTGCATGGGCTCGCTGCTCGGTTACCGGCTGGCCACCGAGATCCACCGCCGGGGCGGCCCGTCCCCGGTACTGCTCGGCGCCTCGGCCTGGGCGCCGGTCGGGTTCCGCACTCCCCCGGTCGAGCAGCTGGACGTGCCGGAGGACGAGATCGTCGAGTGGGCCCGCGGCCTCGGCTCGCTGCCCGAGGAGATCCTGAAGGACCGCCAGACCCTCGACATGATGATGCCGACCATGCGGGCCGACCTGCTGGTCTGCGCGAGCTACCAGGACGACGGCGCACCGGTCCCCTGCCCGATCGTCAGCTACAGCGCCACCACGGATCCCCTGGTGGAGCCCTCCGCGATGGTGTCCTGGGCCTCCCGCACCCCCGAGTACCTCGGCAACCGGGTCTTCCCCGGCGGGCACTTCTTCCTGCACCAGGAGACCCTCTCGATCACCGCCGACTACGTCCGGCTGCTGCGCCGGCGGGCCGGCGCGAGCGGCTGA
- a CDS encoding nuclear transport factor 2 family protein, with product MTNPNAFADRYVALWNESDPAARRKAVEELWAPEGSYFNALAESRGHEEIATQIGYAHDAYAVGGFAFRSSANAVGHHGTLRFNWVMVAADSGALEAVGFDFVVLDDQGRITADYQYIDTPPSYTVPPPSAA from the coding sequence ATGACCAACCCCAACGCCTTCGCCGACCGCTACGTCGCGCTCTGGAACGAGAGCGACCCGGCCGCCCGCCGCAAGGCCGTCGAGGAGCTGTGGGCCCCGGAGGGCAGCTACTTCAACGCCCTCGCCGAGTCCAGGGGCCACGAGGAGATCGCCACCCAGATCGGCTACGCGCACGACGCCTACGCGGTGGGCGGCTTCGCCTTCCGCTCCTCGGCCAACGCCGTCGGGCACCACGGCACGCTGCGCTTCAACTGGGTGATGGTGGCCGCGGACAGCGGCGCGCTGGAGGCCGTCGGCTTCGACTTCGTGGTCCTGGACGACCAGGGCCGGATCACCGCCGACTACCAGTACATCGACACCCCGCCCTCGTACACCGTCCCGCCGCCGTCGGCCGCCTGA
- a CDS encoding helix-turn-helix domain-containing protein, whose translation MPTTTDRPTQRPVGELMRHWRERRGLSQLVLATRAQVSTRHLSFLETGRSSPSRDMLLRLAEQLELPHREQNHLLLAAGFAPAFTDSPLDAREMAPVRDTLRQILAGHDPLPALVVDRGWNIVEHNRGFAVFTEGAAPHLLRGPMNALRLALHPEGMAPRILNFAEWRAHLLTRLQRRVALTAEPRLTELLREVAGYPHTGPEPDLPPPELPAGGDLMVPLRIGHRGEELSLFCTIATFGMPLDITVAELAIETFFPADAATAALLRG comes from the coding sequence GTGCCCACCACCACGGACCGGCCGACGCAGCGACCGGTCGGGGAACTGATGCGCCACTGGCGCGAGCGCCGCGGGCTGAGCCAACTGGTGCTCGCCACCCGCGCCCAGGTCTCCACCCGGCACCTCAGCTTCCTGGAGACCGGCCGCTCCTCACCCAGCCGCGACATGCTGCTGCGCCTGGCCGAGCAGCTCGAACTGCCGCACCGGGAGCAGAACCACCTGCTGCTGGCGGCCGGCTTCGCGCCCGCGTTCACCGACTCGCCGCTGGACGCACGGGAGATGGCACCGGTGCGTGACACCCTCCGGCAGATCCTGGCCGGCCACGACCCGCTGCCGGCCCTGGTGGTCGACCGCGGCTGGAACATCGTCGAGCACAACCGGGGCTTCGCCGTCTTCACCGAGGGCGCCGCCCCGCACCTGCTGCGCGGCCCGATGAACGCCCTGCGGCTCGCCCTGCACCCGGAGGGGATGGCTCCGCGCATCCTCAACTTCGCCGAGTGGCGGGCCCATCTGCTCACCCGGCTGCAGCGCCGGGTCGCACTGACCGCCGAACCGCGGCTCACCGAGCTGCTCCGCGAGGTCGCGGGCTATCCGCACACCGGCCCGGAACCGGACCTCCCGCCGCCCGAACTCCCCGCCGGCGGTGACCTGATGGTGCCGCTGCGGATCGGTCACCGGGGCGAGGAGCTGTCGCTGTTCTGCACCATCGCCACGTTCGGCATGCCGCTGGACATCACCGTCGCCGAACTGGCCATCGAGACCTTCTTCCCGGCCGACGCGGCCACCGCGGCCCTGCTGCGCGGCTGA
- a CDS encoding MFS transporter produces the protein MTTLDFFIVNVAIPSTQADLHASASAIEWVVAGFGLAYGVGLITGGRLGDLYGRRRMFVLGLALFTIASLFCGIATSGSYLVAARAGQGVSAALLAPQVLAILGTVYTGAAKLKVFTGYGLAMGLAAVFGQLIGGLLIQADIAGLGWRSCFLVNLPIGAAIIALTLRFVPETRAPGRPKLDLVGVAVITAALVALVLPLIEGREQGWPLWTWLSFAAAAVLFALFALQESRLAARGGSPLVNLSPFRERAFVAGLLSQLVFWMGQASFFLVFALYVQRGCGLDALQAGLLFAAIGAGYMYTSMNAGKFAARLGRQVIAVGALLMGAGLVVLGLTAAAIGTTGHITWLIPGLVLDGAGMGLAVAPLASTVLARVSPQYAGAASGVLTTALQIGNALGVSIIGIIFYNALGDTPAVADYPHAFDLSAVFLVGVAVLLAALVQLLPRGNSGK, from the coding sequence ATGACGACGCTGGACTTCTTCATCGTCAATGTCGCCATCCCGTCCACCCAGGCCGACCTGCACGCCAGCGCCTCGGCCATCGAGTGGGTGGTCGCGGGCTTCGGCCTGGCGTACGGCGTGGGTCTGATCACCGGTGGACGGCTCGGCGACCTGTACGGCCGCCGGCGGATGTTCGTCCTGGGCCTGGCCCTGTTCACGATCGCCTCGCTGTTCTGCGGCATCGCCACCAGCGGCTCCTACCTGGTGGCCGCCCGCGCCGGCCAGGGCGTCTCGGCGGCCCTGCTCGCGCCCCAGGTGCTCGCCATCCTCGGCACCGTCTACACCGGCGCCGCCAAACTGAAGGTGTTCACCGGGTACGGCCTGGCGATGGGCCTGGCAGCCGTGTTCGGTCAGCTCATCGGCGGCCTGCTGATCCAGGCCGACATCGCCGGGCTCGGCTGGCGCTCCTGCTTCCTGGTCAACCTGCCGATCGGCGCCGCGATCATCGCGCTGACCCTCAGGTTCGTGCCGGAGACCCGCGCCCCCGGCCGCCCGAAGCTCGACCTGGTCGGCGTCGCGGTCATCACCGCCGCGCTGGTCGCCCTGGTGCTCCCGCTGATCGAGGGCCGCGAGCAGGGCTGGCCGCTGTGGACCTGGCTGAGCTTCGCCGCCGCCGCGGTGCTGTTCGCACTGTTCGCCCTGCAGGAGAGCCGGCTGGCCGCGCGCGGCGGCTCCCCGCTGGTCAACCTGTCGCCGTTCCGGGAGCGCGCGTTCGTCGCCGGCCTGCTCAGCCAGCTGGTCTTCTGGATGGGCCAGGCCTCGTTCTTCCTGGTCTTCGCCCTGTACGTGCAGCGCGGCTGCGGCCTGGACGCCCTGCAGGCCGGCCTGCTGTTCGCCGCGATCGGCGCCGGCTACATGTACACCTCGATGAACGCCGGCAAGTTCGCGGCCAGGCTCGGCCGCCAGGTGATCGCGGTGGGTGCCCTGCTGATGGGCGCGGGCCTGGTCGTACTCGGCCTCACCGCCGCCGCGATCGGCACCACCGGACACATCACCTGGCTGATCCCGGGCCTCGTCCTGGACGGTGCCGGGATGGGACTGGCCGTCGCCCCACTTGCCTCGACCGTCCTCGCCCGGGTCTCCCCGCAGTACGCGGGCGCGGCCTCCGGTGTGCTCACCACCGCCCTGCAGATCGGCAACGCCCTCGGTGTGTCGATCATCGGCATCATCTTCTACAACGCCCTCGGCGACACCCCCGCTGTCGCTGACTACCCGCACGCCTTCGACCTGAGCGCGGTCTTCCTGGTCGGCGTCGCGGTGCTGCTCGCCGCCCTGGTGCAGCTGCTGCCGCGCGGCAACTCCGGCAAGTGA
- a CDS encoding BTAD domain-containing putative transcriptional regulator: protein MQFRILGPVGTVVNGRFATVPGTRQRTLLATLLIRARRLVPTEQLYTELWGDNPPATVENSLQAHVSRLRRTLRRLGGPHGDVPPLITQASGYILDVAPEDVDMYLFREQLAAARHAVTGDPEVAGSLLADALGLWQGSPMQDAAPGPLCQSVSLQLDEEHLAAQEDRLWVDALWGEPTHVIGELKRMSVAHPWRERITEMLMRALYRSGRQAEAVEVYNTARQRLIDELGMEPSPQLKQLFREVLIQAPALHQPAAQYLLRTA, encoded by the coding sequence ATGCAGTTCAGGATCCTGGGCCCGGTCGGCACGGTCGTCAACGGCCGCTTCGCCACCGTGCCCGGCACGAGACAGCGCACCCTGCTGGCGACCCTGCTGATCCGGGCCCGCCGGCTGGTGCCCACCGAGCAGCTCTACACCGAGCTCTGGGGCGACAACCCGCCGGCCACGGTGGAGAACTCGCTGCAGGCCCACGTCTCCCGGCTGCGCCGCACCCTGCGCCGGCTGGGCGGCCCGCACGGCGACGTACCGCCGCTGATCACCCAGGCCTCCGGCTACATCCTGGACGTCGCCCCGGAGGACGTGGACATGTACCTCTTCCGGGAGCAGCTGGCCGCCGCCCGGCACGCCGTCACCGGCGACCCTGAGGTGGCCGGCTCGCTGCTGGCCGACGCCCTCGGGCTCTGGCAGGGCAGCCCGATGCAGGACGCGGCGCCCGGGCCGCTGTGCCAGAGCGTCTCCCTGCAGCTGGACGAGGAGCACCTGGCCGCCCAGGAGGACCGGCTCTGGGTGGACGCGCTGTGGGGCGAACCGACCCACGTCATCGGCGAGTTGAAGCGGATGAGCGTCGCCCACCCGTGGCGGGAGCGGATCACCGAGATGCTGATGCGGGCGCTCTACCGCTCGGGGCGGCAGGCCGAGGCGGTCGAGGTCTACAACACCGCCCGGCAGCGCCTGATCGACGAGCTCGGCATGGAGCCGTCCCCGCAGCTCAAGCAGCTGTTCCGGGAGGTGCTGATCCAGGCCCCGGCGCTGCACCAGCCGGCCGCGCAGTACCTGCTCCGGACGGCCTGA
- the serS gene encoding serine--tRNA ligase, which yields MHDVRELIELGPEAVRRLARRRYRLDLEALGAAHRRRGEGLETVAALRGELKRASRGPRPTEAGREELRRLRERVQEAEALVRAAELELEEALLGIPNLPLDTVPDGDSEKEAVEVRRGGPPLRPAAGPARHHADLGESLGVLDMARAAALSGARFSVSRGPGARLERALASFLLDLHTEEHGYTEYSVPHLVNRETMTGTGQLPKFQEELFATSVGGRELFLIPTAEVPLTNLVAGELLDTRALPIAMTARTPCYRAEAGSYGRDTRGVLRLHQFEKVELVRICALDDAPAQLELMVGQVEECLRRLELSYRVVLLPAGDMGFSARMTYDIEVWLPGSDSYREISSVSDCGAFQARRAGVRHRTAEGRKLPAATLNGSALPIGRTVAALLEQGAQPDGSVLLPEALVPYTGFRRILPGGAVER from the coding sequence GTGCACGACGTACGTGAGCTGATCGAGCTGGGCCCGGAGGCGGTGCGCCGTCTCGCCCGGCGCCGGTACCGGCTGGACCTGGAGGCGCTGGGCGCCGCGCACCGGCGCCGCGGCGAGGGCCTGGAGACGGTGGCCGCGCTGCGGGGTGAGCTGAAGCGGGCGTCCCGCGGGCCGCGGCCGACCGAGGCCGGCCGGGAGGAGCTGCGGCGGCTGCGCGAGCGGGTGCAGGAGGCGGAGGCGCTCGTGCGGGCCGCCGAACTGGAGCTGGAGGAGGCCCTGTTGGGCATCCCCAACCTGCCGCTCGACACGGTGCCGGACGGCGACAGCGAGAAGGAGGCGGTGGAGGTCCGCCGGGGCGGTCCGCCGCTGCGCCCGGCGGCCGGACCGGCCCGCCACCACGCGGACCTCGGCGAGTCGCTCGGCGTGCTGGACATGGCCAGGGCGGCCGCGCTCTCCGGCGCCCGGTTCAGTGTCAGCCGCGGGCCGGGGGCCCGGCTGGAGCGCGCCCTGGCGTCCTTCCTGCTCGACCTGCACACCGAGGAGCACGGCTACACCGAGTATTCGGTGCCGCACCTGGTGAACCGCGAGACGATGACCGGCACCGGTCAACTCCCGAAATTCCAGGAGGAGTTGTTCGCCACCTCGGTCGGCGGCCGGGAGCTGTTCCTGATCCCGACCGCCGAGGTGCCGCTCACCAACCTGGTGGCCGGGGAACTGCTGGACACCCGCGCCCTGCCGATCGCGATGACCGCCCGCACGCCCTGCTACCGCGCCGAGGCCGGCTCGTACGGGCGGGACACCCGCGGGGTGCTGCGGCTGCACCAGTTCGAGAAGGTGGAGCTGGTGCGGATCTGCGCCCTCGACGACGCCCCGGCACAGCTCGAACTGATGGTCGGCCAGGTGGAGGAGTGCCTGCGCCGGCTCGAACTCTCCTACCGGGTGGTCCTGCTGCCGGCCGGGGACATGGGCTTCTCGGCCCGGATGACGTACGACATCGAGGTCTGGCTGCCGGGCAGCGACTCCTACCGGGAGATCTCCTCGGTCTCGGACTGCGGGGCCTTCCAGGCCCGCCGGGCCGGTGTCCGCCACCGGACGGCCGAGGGGCGCAAGCTGCCGGCCGCCACCCTGAACGGCTCGGCGCTGCCGATCGGCCGGACGGTGGCGGCGCTGCTGGAACAGGGCGCGCAGCCGGACGGCTCGGTGCTGCTGCCCGAGGCGCTGGTGCCGTACACGGGTTTCCGCCGGATCCTGCCCGGTGGTGCGGTCGAGCGCTGA
- a CDS encoding APC family permease: protein MTAEPQTSRRLTTGHIVFLIVAAAAPLSAMVGTVPLAFAIGTGAGVPAAFAFAGITLLCFSVGYAVSARRTGGSGGFYASVADGLGRPPAVGSGFIALLAYNCATVGLVGALGYFTQLVLAAHGLDLPWQLCAAVGLAAVAVLGYRDIAVSARVLAVLMVGEIGVLAALDVAILGRHGSSALPLDSFAPHTAIGPGLGVSLMFAFVSFIGFESAALYGQEAKDPRRSVPRATYVAVLLIAGFYALTSWAAVGALGTDAVRQTAGDRLGDLFFVLGADYLGDSGATVLQIMLCTSLFAATLALHSAANRYAQVLADDGLLPRRLAAVHPRYASPHRASVAQSVLSAVVVTGFALAGLDPYADLTTSMLGLGTLGIVVLQALAALAVLGLARKGVRANRWQGVVAPLLGLVGLTATVWLVVGNFDLLTGTHNALVSALPWTVPLVGLLGLGYGWWLRAARPRRYVRLTGSRPAAPAPAARRVPDLVTTR, encoded by the coding sequence ATGACCGCCGAACCCCAGACCTCCAGACGCCTGACCACCGGTCACATCGTCTTTCTGATCGTCGCCGCCGCGGCCCCGCTCTCCGCCATGGTCGGCACCGTCCCGCTGGCCTTCGCGATCGGCACCGGCGCCGGCGTCCCCGCCGCGTTCGCCTTCGCCGGGATCACCCTGCTCTGCTTCTCGGTCGGGTACGCGGTGAGCGCCCGCCGGACCGGCGGTTCGGGCGGCTTCTACGCCTCCGTCGCCGACGGCCTCGGCCGCCCGCCGGCCGTCGGCAGTGGCTTCATCGCGCTGCTCGCCTACAACTGCGCGACCGTCGGACTGGTCGGCGCGCTCGGCTACTTCACCCAGCTGGTGCTGGCCGCCCACGGCCTCGACCTGCCCTGGCAGCTGTGCGCCGCGGTCGGCCTGGCGGCCGTCGCGGTGCTCGGCTACCGCGACATCGCGGTCAGCGCCCGGGTGCTGGCCGTCCTGATGGTCGGCGAGATCGGCGTGCTGGCCGCGCTGGACGTCGCCATCCTCGGCCGGCACGGCTCCTCGGCCCTGCCGCTGGACTCCTTCGCCCCGCACACCGCGATCGGCCCCGGGCTCGGGGTCTCGCTGATGTTCGCGTTCGTCTCCTTCATCGGCTTCGAGTCCGCGGCCCTGTACGGCCAGGAGGCGAAGGACCCGCGGCGCAGCGTGCCGCGTGCCACCTATGTGGCCGTCCTGCTGATCGCCGGCTTCTACGCGCTCACCAGCTGGGCCGCGGTCGGCGCGCTCGGCACCGACGCCGTCCGGCAGACCGCCGGCGACCGGCTCGGCGACCTGTTCTTCGTGCTCGGCGCCGACTACCTCGGCGACAGCGGTGCCACGGTGCTGCAGATCATGCTGTGCACCAGCCTGTTCGCCGCCACGCTGGCCCTGCACAGTGCCGCCAACCGGTACGCCCAGGTGCTGGCCGACGACGGCCTGCTGCCGCGCCGGCTCGCCGCCGTGCACCCCCGGTACGCCTCCCCGCACCGGGCCAGCGTGGCGCAGAGCGTGCTCAGCGCCGTGGTGGTGACCGGCTTCGCCCTCGCCGGCCTGGACCCGTACGCGGACCTGACCACCAGCATGCTGGGGCTGGGGACGCTCGGGATCGTGGTGCTGCAGGCGCTGGCCGCGCTGGCGGTGCTGGGGCTCGCCCGCAAGGGCGTCCGGGCGAACCGCTGGCAGGGCGTGGTGGCACCGCTGCTCGGCCTGGTCGGTCTGACGGCCACGGTCTGGCTGGTGGTCGGCAACTTCGACCTGCTGACCGGGACGCACAACGCCCTGGTCTCCGCGCTGCCCTGGACCGTCCCGCTGGTCGGCCTGCTCGGCCTCGGCTACGGCTGGTGGCTGCGCGCGGCCCGGCCCCGCCGCTACGTCCGCCTCACCGGTTCCCGGCCGGCCGCGCCCGCGCCGGCCGCACGCCGTGTCCCCGATCTGGTCACCACCCGCTGA
- a CDS encoding beta-ketoacyl synthase, with amino-acid sequence MAGIDVAVTGLGLVTPAGIGTAASWAAVLAGRPTAALDPALDGNPVRISCRVPDWDAGQLLGGRRAHRLDRFTQFALVAAREAIADAGLDPQTWDGARVGVVLGCADGGPGTVETQHRVLVEESPARVSPLLLPMQLPNMLAGQTAIEFGATGPNLVVATACASGATAVGTARDLLLLDRCDIVVAGGSEAMITPLVMAGFAQMGALSRREDDPATASRPFDLDRDGFVAGEGAGVLILERAADARARRARIRARIAGYGATADAHHMTSPHPQGLGVESAVRTALADAGAGPGDVRYVNAHGTATPLNDLAEARMIRRTLTGDPLVTSTKGVTGHLLGAAGAIEAVFTVLSIEQQVVPPTANLHTLDPELEIKVATEETGTAIDLALSNSLGFGGQNAVLAIAAP; translated from the coding sequence ATGGCCGGCATCGACGTCGCCGTGACCGGGCTCGGCCTGGTCACCCCGGCCGGGATCGGGACCGCCGCGAGCTGGGCGGCGGTCCTGGCCGGACGCCCGACCGCCGCGCTCGACCCGGCGCTGGACGGGAACCCGGTGCGGATCTCCTGCCGGGTGCCCGACTGGGACGCCGGGCAGCTGCTGGGCGGCCGCCGGGCCCACCGGCTGGACCGCTTCACCCAGTTCGCCCTGGTCGCGGCCCGCGAGGCGATCGCCGATGCCGGGCTGGACCCGCAGACCTGGGACGGCGCGCGGGTCGGCGTGGTGCTGGGCTGTGCCGACGGCGGCCCCGGGACGGTGGAGACCCAGCACCGGGTGCTGGTCGAGGAGTCCCCCGCCCGGGTCTCCCCGCTGCTGCTGCCGATGCAGCTGCCCAACATGCTGGCCGGGCAGACCGCCATCGAGTTCGGCGCCACCGGCCCCAACCTGGTGGTCGCCACCGCCTGCGCCTCCGGGGCCACCGCCGTCGGCACCGCCCGTGACCTGCTCCTGCTGGACCGCTGCGACATCGTCGTGGCCGGGGGGAGCGAGGCCATGATCACCCCACTGGTCATGGCCGGCTTCGCCCAGATGGGAGCCCTCTCCCGCCGTGAGGACGACCCCGCGACGGCCTCCCGGCCGTTCGACCTGGACCGTGACGGGTTCGTGGCGGGAGAGGGCGCCGGCGTGCTGATCCTGGAACGGGCCGCCGACGCCCGGGCCAGGCGGGCACGGATCCGGGCCCGGATCGCCGGGTACGGGGCCACCGCCGACGCCCACCACATGACCTCGCCGCACCCGCAGGGGCTCGGCGTGGAGAGCGCGGTGCGCACCGCGCTCGCCGACGCCGGAGCCGGGCCCGGCGACGTCCGGTACGTCAACGCGCACGGCACCGCCACCCCGCTCAACGACCTGGCCGAGGCCCGGATGATCCGGCGGACCCTGACCGGCGACCCGCTGGTCACCTCCACCAAGGGCGTCACCGGACACCTGCTGGGCGCGGCGGGCGCGATCGAGGCGGTCTTCACCGTGCTGTCGATCGAACAGCAGGTGGTGCCGCCCACGGCCAACCTGCACACCCTCGACCCGGAGCTGGAGATCAAGGTCGCCACCGAGGAGACCGGCACCGCGATCGACCTGGCCCTCAGCAACTCCCTCGGCTTCGGCGGGCAGAACGCGGTGCTGGCGATCGCCGCACCCTGA
- a CDS encoding acyl carrier protein: protein MFETLKEILVSKLKVTPEQVTPEATKEDVELDSLAVVELSLVLEKELGIEISDDELLDAETIGEMALLIEERSARV from the coding sequence ATGTTCGAAACGCTCAAGGAAATCCTGGTCAGCAAGCTCAAGGTGACGCCGGAGCAGGTCACCCCGGAAGCCACCAAGGAGGACGTGGAGCTCGACTCTCTCGCCGTCGTCGAGCTCTCCCTCGTCCTGGAGAAGGAACTCGGCATCGAGATCAGCGACGACGAGCTGCTGGACGCCGAGACCATCGGCGAGATGGCGCTCCTGATCGAAGAGCGGAGCGCACGGGTCTGA